A window of the candidate division WOR-3 bacterium genome harbors these coding sequences:
- a CDS encoding sodium-dependent transporter, producing the protein MKEIWQSRTSFVLASIGSAIGLGNIWRFPYVCYECGGGAFLIPFLVALLTAGIPLMVLEYSVGHKFSKPAPLALGNLKKGFEILGWFALLVGFGIATYYAVIMGWAFNYLGYSLNMAWGDNTQGFFFNQFLKISESPMQLGSVQWMIALGLILTWIAIVASIWKGAKTVGKVVYFTVIIPWIILLVFVARGLTLPGALEGLKYYLTPNFSALLNYRVWLHAYSQVFFSLTIGFGVQMTYASFLPRDSDVVNNAFLVSLADAATAFVGGFAVFSTLGYYANQTGLPVSEVVQSGPQLAFVTYPTIIRLLPFGSVIFGVLFFLMLLTLGIDSAFSLVEAGAASLIEKFNFKRVHVNIGFAIVAGLIGLIYTTRSGLYWLDIVDYFMNNFGLLVVGILMCIAVGWFYKHEEIREYANGKSDFTIGRWWDFSVKYLTPIVVGALFITNVVDRVKAAYGGYSRIAEFLGGWLVIIVFVVVAVILFKKKGRS; encoded by the coding sequence ATGAAAGAAATATGGCAGAGTAGGACGTCATTTGTGCTAGCCTCGATAGGCTCAGCGATAGGGTTGGGGAACATATGGCGCTTCCCCTATGTATGCTACGAGTGCGGTGGAGGTGCATTTCTTATTCCTTTTCTTGTTGCACTCCTGACCGCAGGTATACCGCTCATGGTGCTGGAGTACTCGGTCGGGCACAAATTCTCAAAACCCGCTCCTCTTGCGTTGGGAAACCTAAAGAAAGGTTTTGAAATACTGGGTTGGTTTGCACTCCTCGTTGGTTTCGGCATAGCAACCTACTACGCGGTGATAATGGGTTGGGCGTTCAATTATCTCGGATACTCCCTCAATATGGCATGGGGTGATAATACTCAGGGTTTTTTCTTCAACCAATTCCTAAAAATATCGGAATCGCCGATGCAATTGGGTTCTGTACAATGGATGATCGCGCTGGGTCTGATCCTGACCTGGATAGCTATCGTTGCATCGATCTGGAAGGGCGCGAAAACGGTCGGCAAGGTAGTGTACTTCACGGTCATCATACCGTGGATCATCCTGCTGGTGTTCGTTGCGCGGGGACTGACGCTACCCGGCGCGCTCGAGGGTCTGAAGTATTACCTGACGCCGAACTTCAGCGCGCTCCTGAACTATCGCGTCTGGCTGCACGCCTATTCACAGGTTTTCTTTTCTTTAACCATAGGTTTTGGTGTACAGATGACGTATGCGAGTTTTCTGCCACGGGATTCTGATGTTGTGAATAATGCTTTCTTGGTGAGCCTCGCCGATGCCGCCACCGCGTTCGTCGGTGGCTTCGCTGTGTTCTCCACGCTGGGCTACTACGCAAATCAGACCGGTTTGCCGGTCAGTGAGGTCGTGCAATCAGGTCCGCAGCTCGCCTTTGTAACTTATCCCACGATCATCCGGTTGCTGCCTTTTGGTTCTGTTATATTTGGCGTGCTTTTTTTCTTGATGCTTTTAACTCTGGGCATAGATTCTGCATTCTCCCTGGTGGAGGCAGGTGCCGCATCCCTGATCGAGAAATTCAATTTTAAGCGCGTCCACGTGAATATCGGGTTTGCCATCGTGGCCGGGCTCATCGGTTTGATCTACACAACGAGAAGTGGACTCTACTGGCTTGATATCGTAGATTATTTCATGAATAACTTCGGTCTGCTCGTTGTCGGTATCTTGATGTGTATTGCCGTGGGCTGGTTCTACAAACATGAAGAGATACGCGAGTACGCAAATGGCAAATCGGACTTTACGATCGGCAGGTGGTGGGATTTTTCTGTCAAATATCTGACACCAATTGTGGTCGGTGCACTATTCATAACGAACGTTGTTGACCGAGTGAAGGCGGCGTATGGTGGATATTCTCGCATCGCAGAGTTTCTCGGCGGTTGGTTGGTGATCATAGTTTTTGTGGTCGTTGCGGTAATCTTGTTCAAGAAGAAAGGGAGATCGTGA
- the mgtE gene encoding magnesium transporter produces the protein MRVILPEIKELLATRQKRMIRKIVSYFEPADIAETWSEFTHDERLKLFNILDAKCAADIFEFLREDQMIELLTDLPTAKMIKVLNEMSPDDRTDLFAALPTEEVEKIIPLLDAEEQKRARELLAYKGNTAGGLMTIDYITVPDNANIAHALRELRTHGKEIDFIQNIYVVDKVHRLQGIIPLKDLLTATPRTIVQNIMDSHFPNVGLDMDQEDVARVFAKYDVAALAVLDKLGRIKGVITVDDVIDVIKEETSEDIYRFGATEVTDQYLSASPLNIAQKRVIWLIILALAGFISGSVLEHYSYLLSSIVTLSFFIPILMNTSGSAGTQAATVVVRGLATGEIKLRDIWRVVRKEFFIGILMGITAGTITALRALIMQSDAGLGLTVAIAMIIAIVIATSIGGILPIIFKKLGVDPALMSGPLIATILDTTTLLIYFNITILLLYRFR, from the coding sequence ATGCGCGTCATTCTCCCTGAAATAAAGGAATTGCTTGCCACCAGGCAGAAGCGAATGATCAGAAAGATCGTGTCCTATTTCGAACCAGCAGATATTGCCGAAACATGGTCCGAATTTACGCATGACGAGAGACTGAAATTATTCAACATACTGGACGCAAAGTGCGCTGCGGACATCTTCGAGTTTCTCCGAGAAGACCAAATGATAGAATTGCTCACCGATCTGCCGACAGCGAAGATGATAAAAGTTCTTAACGAAATGTCCCCGGACGACCGTACCGACCTATTTGCGGCACTGCCAACCGAAGAAGTCGAGAAAATAATACCATTACTTGACGCCGAAGAACAAAAAAGAGCCCGCGAGCTCCTGGCCTATAAGGGAAATACGGCCGGTGGCTTGATGACCATTGATTACATCACCGTGCCCGATAATGCAAATATCGCACACGCCTTGAGAGAATTGAGAACCCACGGTAAGGAAATCGATTTCATACAGAACATCTATGTCGTCGACAAGGTCCATAGACTGCAGGGTATCATCCCGCTGAAGGATTTGCTCACCGCCACACCACGCACAATAGTCCAAAATATAATGGACTCCCATTTTCCAAACGTCGGCCTCGACATGGATCAAGAAGATGTCGCACGCGTTTTCGCAAAATACGACGTCGCCGCGCTGGCCGTGCTGGACAAACTCGGAAGAATAAAGGGTGTCATTACCGTCGATGATGTCATCGACGTCATCAAAGAGGAAACGAGTGAGGACATCTACCGATTCGGTGCGACCGAAGTAACCGACCAGTATCTGTCGGCAAGCCCGCTCAACATCGCACAGAAACGGGTGATCTGGCTCATAATTCTTGCGCTGGCTGGTTTCATCTCAGGTTCCGTGCTCGAACACTACTCATATTTGCTCTCCAGTATAGTAACACTGAGTTTCTTCATCCCAATACTCATGAACACAAGTGGCAGCGCAGGCACACAAGCGGCGACCGTAGTAGTGCGTGGACTGGCGACCGGCGAGATAAAGCTGCGTGACATCTGGCGGGTAGTGCGCAAAGAATTCTTCATTGGTATCCTAATGGGAATAACGGCCGGAACAATTACCGCCCTGCGTGCTCTGATCATGCAGAGTGACGCAGGACTCGGCCTCACGGTCGCGATCGCGATGATAATTGCGATCGTCATCGCTACATCGATCGGTGGCATACTTCCGATCATCTTCAAGAAACTCGGCGTGGATCCGGCACTGATGTCTGGGCCATTGATTGCCACGATTCTTGACACAACTACACTGCTCATATATTTCAACATCACGATACTCCTGCTTTACAGGTTCCGATGA
- a CDS encoding MBL fold metallo-hydrolase: MKILFLGHAAFLITSEAGVRIITDPYKPGCFDGGIKYEPITEEANIVSISHEHDDHNETAIAGDPSFVRGTGEKEVEGIKIKGVQVHHDESGGKERGVNTIYNMLIDGLNVVHLGDLGHALSVEDATKIGKVDILLIPVGGYFTIGAKNAETVIDILKPKVVIPMHFKTDKCGFPIAPVEDFTKGKDIKKVEGELEVSKQNLPPTTKIYVLAPTK, from the coding sequence ATGAAGATATTATTTTTGGGTCATGCGGCATTCCTCATCACATCGGAGGCAGGTGTCAGGATCATCACTGATCCGTATAAACCAGGCTGTTTTGATGGAGGTATAAAATACGAGCCGATAACCGAAGAAGCGAATATCGTATCGATATCCCATGAACATGACGATCACAACGAAACAGCGATAGCAGGTGATCCATCATTCGTAAGGGGAACCGGAGAAAAAGAGGTTGAGGGTATCAAGATCAAAGGCGTTCAGGTTCATCATGACGAGAGCGGGGGAAAAGAGAGAGGCGTGAACACAATCTACAACATGCTCATCGATGGTCTGAATGTAGTCCATCTCGGTGACCTTGGTCATGCTCTGTCTGTTGAGGATGCCACAAAAATAGGCAAAGTGGATATTTTGTTGATCCCGGTTGGCGGGTATTTTACGATTGGTGCGAAAAATGCAGAAACCGTCATCGATATTCTAAAACCAAAGGTTGTTATACCCATGCACTTCAAGACTGATAAGTGCGGCTTCCCAATCGCACCGGTTGAAGATTTCACAAAAGGCAAAGATATCAAGAAAGTAGAAGGCGAATTGGAAGTAAGCAAGCAAAATCTTCCCCCTACAACCAAGATCTACGTGCTGGCACCGACCAAGTAA
- a CDS encoding Fe-S-containing hydro-lyase, whose translation MADVTRMKPPLSDEDILKLKIGDSVLITGKIYTARDAAHKRLFELAQKGEKLPIDLKGNVIYYAGPAPTKPGYIIGPAGPTTSGRCDPYTPTLLAQGLKGMIGKGVRSKEVRDAMQEYKAVYFAATGGAAALISKNIKAVKIVAYEDLGPEAIRELEVENFPVIVANDAFGGDLYQEGIKKYKR comes from the coding sequence ATGGCTGACGTAACCAGAATGAAACCTCCCTTGAGTGACGAGGATATACTGAAATTGAAAATCGGCGATAGCGTACTTATCACCGGAAAGATATATACTGCACGAGATGCAGCACATAAACGATTGTTCGAACTTGCACAAAAAGGCGAGAAACTGCCGATCGATTTGAAAGGAAATGTCATCTACTATGCAGGCCCAGCGCCGACAAAACCAGGTTATATTATCGGGCCGGCAGGCCCGACAACATCAGGTCGTTGTGACCCATACACGCCGACTCTTCTTGCGCAAGGACTAAAGGGCATGATTGGAAAAGGCGTTCGGTCCAAAGAGGTGCGTGATGCGATGCAAGAATATAAGGCAGTCTATTTTGCTGCAACCGGAGGTGCCGCCGCCTTGATTTCAAAGAATATCAAAGCGGTCAAAATCGTCGCCTATGAAGACCTCGGCCCAGAAGCCATCCGTGAGCTCGAGGTTGAGAATTTCCCGGTTATCGTTGCCAACGACGCTTTTGGCGGTGATCTCTACCAGGAGGGAATCAAGAAGTACAAACGGTAG
- a CDS encoding fumarate hydratase, whose product MREVPFQAIVDKVARLCMEANYYLGDDVIKAFKDGLKREESATGKDILNQLLQNAEIAKQEDIPICQDCGFAVVFLDLGTEVYVKGNIIDAINEGVRKGYTEGYLRKSIVSDPIKGKNTGDNTPAIVHTTLVPGDKIKITVAPKGGGSENMSEVRMGKPADGIEGVKDFVIDRVLRSSANPCPPIVVGVGIGGTFEYVAFLAKKALLRNIGERHPDPFYADVETELLQRINKLGIGPMGLGGRITALDVFIETHPRHIASFPVAVNINCHVARHKTAII is encoded by the coding sequence ATGAGGGAAGTGCCATTTCAAGCTATCGTTGACAAAGTCGCACGTCTCTGTATGGAGGCAAACTATTATTTGGGCGATGACGTCATCAAGGCATTCAAGGACGGATTGAAAAGGGAAGAATCGGCAACCGGCAAAGACATTCTGAATCAATTGCTGCAAAATGCCGAAATCGCCAAACAAGAAGATATCCCCATATGCCAGGATTGTGGGTTTGCGGTCGTCTTTCTGGACCTGGGCACTGAGGTCTACGTTAAAGGTAATATCATTGATGCAATCAATGAAGGTGTTCGTAAGGGGTATACAGAGGGGTACCTAAGGAAATCGATTGTCTCGGATCCGATCAAGGGCAAGAACACCGGTGATAATACACCCGCAATCGTTCACACTACGCTTGTTCCCGGCGATAAGATAAAAATCACGGTTGCACCAAAGGGTGGCGGCAGTGAAAATATGAGCGAGGTCAGAATGGGAAAACCAGCCGACGGCATAGAGGGAGTGAAAGACTTCGTAATCGACCGAGTATTGCGTTCAAGTGCAAATCCTTGTCCGCCTATAGTTGTCGGTGTGGGCATAGGTGGTACGTTTGAATATGTGGCCTTTCTGGCAAAGAAAGCATTGTTGAGAAATATCGGAGAAAGACATCCTGACCCCTTCTATGCGGACGTTGAAACAGAGCTTCTTCAAAGGATAAACAAGCTTGGCATAGGACCTATGGGTTTAGGGGGCAGAATCACTGCGCTGGATGTATTCATCGAAACTCATCCCCGCCATATCGCCTCATTCCCCGTAGCGGTAAACATTAACTGCCATGTTGCAAGACACAAAACTGCAATAATATAA